The proteins below are encoded in one region of Juglans microcarpa x Juglans regia isolate MS1-56 chromosome 4D, Jm3101_v1.0, whole genome shotgun sequence:
- the LOC121259556 gene encoding uncharacterized N-acetyltransferase p20-like: protein MAMPIDITLRPFKLSDVDDFMRWAGDDNVTLYCRWDTYTSRDDALDFLEEVISSHPWYRAICTNDDRPIGSIYVMPGVGKDQRRGEIGYAISAKYWGKGIATRAVKLAISCVFKEMKLLERVEGLVYAENKASQRVLEKAGFIKEGLLKKYFFVKGKSRDIVVYSIVDKYSVAW, encoded by the coding sequence ATGGCAATGCCTATTGATATCACTCTCCGGCCGTTCAAACTCTCCGATGTGGATGATTTTATGCGTTGGGCTGGTGACGATAATGTGACGCTCTATTGTAGATGGGATACCTACACCTCTAGGGATGATGCTTTGGACTTCTTAGAGGAGGTCATTAGTTCTCACCCTTGGTATAGAGCCATTTGCACTAATGATGACCGTCCGATTGGGTCCATCTATGTGATGCCTGGGGTTGGAAAAGATCAACGGAGGGGAGAGATTGGATATGCTATAAGTGCAAAGTACTGGGGAAAAGGCATTGCAACAAGGGCTGTGAAGCTGGCCATTTCATGTGTGTTCAAAGAAATGAAGCTTCTGGAGAGGGTGGAAGGATTGGTCTATGCAGAAAATAAAGCATCACAGAGGGTTTTGGAGAAGGCTGGATTTATCAAAGAGGGTCTtctgaaaaaatatttctttgtcAAGGGGAAGAGTAGGGATATTGTTGTGTATAGCATTGTTGACAAGTATAGTGTTGCTTGGTAA
- the LOC121259557 gene encoding uncharacterized protein LOC121259557, giving the protein MEIDSSRISIRPFKLMDADDFMLWAGDDQVTWSLQRRQTFTSKEEALNFIKDVCIPHPWRCLSICLDDRSIGFISIFQGSDDDDRCKADMGYGVARDYWGQGMITTKAMKIILSRVFKEVPDLVRLQAYADVDNKASQRELEKVGFQEEGLLRKYSFLKGKIRDLLIYGILSTDSLPIEPPSMLKPKADTITLRPFKISDVDDFMGWAGDDNVTRYCRWDTYTSRDDALVFLEEVISSHPWYRAICTNDDRPIGSIYVMPGVGKDQRRGEIGYAISAKYWGKGIATKAVKLAISCVFKEMKFLERVEGLVYAENKASQRVLEKAGFIKEGLLKKYFFVKGKSRDIVVYGIFN; this is encoded by the coding sequence ATGGAGATTGATTCATCGAGGATTTCCATTCGTCCGTTCAAGCTAATGGATGCGGATGATTTCATGTTATGGGCAGGTGATGATCAGGTCACATGGTCCCTCCAACGACGCCAGACTTTTACCTCAAAGGAAGAGGCTCTGAATTTCATAAAGGATGTTTGCATACCCCACCCTTGGCGTTGTCTATCCATATGCCTTGATGACCGTTCGATAGGcttcatctccatttttcagGGGTCAGACGATGATGATAGGTGTAAGGCTGATATGGGGTATGGTGTTGCCAGAGATTACTGGGGCCAGGGGATGATAACTACCAAGGCAATGAAGATCATCCTCTCACGAGTGTTCAAGGAAGTCCCTGATTTGGTAAGGTTGCAAGCTTATGCTGATGTGGATAATAAGGCCTCCCAAAGGGAATTAGAGAAAGTTGGGTTCCAAGAGGAGGGGCTACTAAGGAAGTATAGCTTTCTTAAGGGGAAAATAAGAGATTTACTTATCTATGGTATTTTATCAACAGACTCACTACCAATAGAACCTCCCTCCATGTTGAAGCCTAAAGCTGACACGATCACTCTCCGGCCTTTCAAAATCTCCGATGTGGATGACTTTATGGGATGGGCCGGCGATGATAATGTCACACGCTATTGTAGATGGGATACCTACACCTCTAGGGATGATGCTTTGGTCTTCTTAGAGGAGGTCATTAGTTCTCACCCTTGGTATAGAGCCATTTGCACTAATGATGACCGTCCAATTGGGTCCATCTATGTGATGCCTGGGGTTGGAAAAGATCAACGGAGGGGAGAGATTGGATATGCCATAAGTGCAAAGTATTGGGGGAAAGGCATTGCAACAAAGGCTGTGAAGTTGGCCATTTCATGTGtgttcaaagaaatgaaatttctGGAGAGGGTGGAAGGATTGGTCTATGCAGAAAATAAAGCATCACAGAGGGTTTTGGAGAAGGCTGGATTTATCAAAGAGGGTCTtctgaaaaaatatttctttgtcAAGGGGAAGAGTAGGGATATTGTTGTGTATGGCATTTTTAACTAA
- the LOC121261475 gene encoding protein translocase subunit SecA 1-like: protein MPTLNPRERDRERMPRSRILTSTCNTFSTFSFSPFPSCSAYRNPTLSQHRSIFSTVHLQSSWVDRIKGVFTWQKTSPGEPQLSSESFTLLRFADELKNARRLKAFKQYTVGRSSEATYSDAFEKQQAIVRYLGSFDPTGENIQSSQKQEAAKHCKCTIADVENTLVKFTWAKEAQKKIEKLKEEGKPMPKSIAEVQKLVGSTPLDLARSNLAKSGQISRNALCPCGSKKRYKRCCVKA, encoded by the exons ATGCCGACGCTGAAccccagagagagagatagagagagaatgcCTCGTTCGCGAATCCTTACCAGCACTTGCAACACATTCTCTACCTTCTCATTCTCCCCTTTCCCCTCTTGCTCCGCATACCGTAACCCAACTCTGTCACAGCACCGCTCGATCTTCTCCACGGTGCATCTCCAGAGTTCATGGGTGGACAGGATCAAAGGGGTCTTCACCTGGCAGAAGACCAGCCCGGGAGAACCCCAGCTCAGCTCCGAATCGTTCACGCTTCTCC GGTTTGCGGATGAATTGAAGAATGCAAGAAGGCTAAAGGCATTCAAGCAATATACGGTGGGTCGAAGTAGTGAGGCGACATATTCTGATGCTTTCGAGAAACAGCAAGCTATAGTTCGATATCTTGGAAGCTTCGATCCTACTGGAGAG AATATCCAAAGCAGTCAAAAACAAGAAGCGGCAAAGCATTGTAAGTGCACTATAGCAGACGTAGAGAATACACTCGTGAAGTTTACATGGGCTAAAGAAGCACAAAAGAAGATAGAGAAGTTAAAAGAAGAAGGGAAACCAATGCCAAAGAGCATTGCTGAG GTGCAAAAGCTTGTGGGTTCAACCCCATTGGATCTTGCCAGGTCTAATTTGGCTAAGAGTGGGCAAATAAGTAGGAATGCTCTATGCCCTTGTGGTTCCAAGAAGAGATACAAACG GTGCTGTGTAAAGGCTTAA
- the LOC121261476 gene encoding uncharacterized protein LOC121261476, giving the protein MAPSSSFASSKGIVITVPVLVLAASVAAIFLFFLLSSLSTCNCPTGVSGAGGGVPVSGGARDGGGRVAVSTTKEDVEWVRDQILSNGLHMQDNVLRKGINPRTRAQQLQDLLQFKGISHYEGPEANNHTALPCPGELLVEEHHSNYGEPWAGGRDVFEFLAQSTHLTPDSRVLEIGCGTLRVGQHFVRYLNSEHYNCLERDELSLMAAFRYELPSQGLLYKRPLIVKGEDMDLTRFSGLVYDLIYASAVFLHIPDNLVWTGLERLARQLKPYDGRIFVSHNIKFCSRLGGDECTKRLMTMGLEYVGKHTHDSLLFNHYEIWFEFRRSKA; this is encoded by the exons atggCTCCCTCATCGTCCTTTGCATCATCGAAGGGCATAGTGATAACGGTGCCAGTGCTCGTACTGGCCGCCTCCGTGGCCGCTATATTCTTGTTCTTCCTCTTGTCGTCTCTCTCCACCTGTAATTGCCCGACTGGGGTGTCCGGTGCCGGCGGCGGTGTCCCCGTTTCCGGCGGCGCTCGCGATGGTGGTGGTCGTGTTGCGGTGTCCACGACGAAGGAGGATGTGGAGTGGGTCAGGGACCAGATCCTAAGTAACGGCCTCCATATGCAAGACAACGTCCTCCGCAAGGGCATCAACCCCCGCACTAGAGCCCAGCAGCTCCAAGATCTCTTACA GTTCAAAGGTATATCACATTATGAAGGACCTGAAGCAAACAACCACACTGCCCTCCCCTGCCCTGGAGAGCTTCTTGTTGAAGAGCACCACAGCAACTATGGTGAACCCTGGGCAGGAGGGCGAGATGTATTTGAGTTCCTTGCTCAATCCACCCACCTCACGCCCGACTCACGTGTTCTTGAAATTGGCTGTGGCACCCTCCGAGTTGGCCAGCATTTTGTTCGCTATCTCAATTCTGAGCATTACAATTGTCTTGAAAGAGACGAGCTCTCTCTGATGGCTGCATTTAGATATGAACTTCCTTCACAAGGGCTCCTATACAAGCGCCCTTTAATTGTGAAAGGCGAGGATATGGATTTAACTAGATTTTCAGGATTAGTGTATGATTTGATCTATGCTAGTGCTGTCTTTCTTCATATACCTGATAACCTTGTATGGACTGGATTGGAACGCCTAGCTAGGCAACTGAAACCTTATGATGGGCGAATCTTCGTGTCCCACAACATAAAGTTCTGTTCCCGTCTGGGAGGAGACGAGTGTACGAAGCGGCTCATGACTATGGGGCTCGAGTATGTAGGGAAGCATACACATGATAGCTTGCTTTTTAATCACTATGAGATCTGGTTCGAGTTTAGGCGGTCAAAGGCGTAG
- the LOC121261477 gene encoding 2-alkenal reductase (NADP(+)-dependent)-like, with product MESTNRYITIKTHINHGEPKESHFELKTAAFGLSVELGSNDVIVKNLYVSIDPYQINRMKSYSPSQKAINFAVGIALGEVIDAYGVGRVVASGNPKFEKDDLVAGLITWGEYSKIKDGNMLNKLDPMGFPLTYHVGILGFSGLTAYGGFFKVCKPTKGEKVFVSAAAGSVGNLVGQYAKLFGCYVVGCAGSKKKVELLKEQLGFDEAFNYKEEKDLKSTLKRLFPDGIDIYFDNVGGEMLKVAVSNMNTFGRVAVCGIISEYTDEKRAAPDMIDVVYKRITIRGFLATDYMNAHADFMSTTCDYLRTAKIKVLEDITPGVESIPSAFIGLFHGDNVGKKIVKIANE from the exons ATGGAATCGACCAACAGGTACATAACGATAAAGACTCATATTAATCACGGTGAGCCAAAAGAGTCCCACTTTGAGCTCAAGACTGCAGCTTTTGGTTTGTCAGTGGAGCTTGGTTCAAATGATGTCATTGTGAAGAATCTATATGTATCGATTGATCCATACCAGATTAACCGCATGAAGAGTTACAGCCCCTCTCAGAAAGCCATAAACTTTGCAGTGGGCATAGCCCTTGGAGAG GTTATTGATGCATATGGTGTGGGACGAGTTGTGGCTTCTGGAAATCCCAAGTTTGAGAAGGATGACTTGGTTGCTGGCTTGATCACTTGGGGAGAGTATAGCAAGATAAAAGATGGAAACATGTTAAACAAATTGGATCCCATGGGCTTCCCACTAACTTACCATGTTGGAATTCTAG GGTTTAGTGGATTGACAGCCTATGGTGGATTTTTTAAGGTATGCAAGCCCACGAAGGGGGAGAAAGTCTTTGTATCTGCAGCTGCTGGATCAGTTGGAAATTTGGTTGGACAGTATGCCAAACTGTTTGGTTGCTATGTTGTTGGCTGTGCAGGGAGCAAGAAAAAG GTAGAATTACTCAAAGAACAGCTTGGATTTGATGAGGCATTCAACTACAAGGAAGAAAAGGATTTGAAGTCAACTTTAAAAAG GTTATTCCCAGATGGAATTGACATATACTTCGACAATGTAGGGGGGGAGATGCTGAAAGTTGCAGTTTCTAACATGAATACTTTTGGTAGAGTTGCAGTTTGTGGGATAATCTCAGAATACACAGATGAAAAGCGAGCTGCTCCAGATATGATAGATGTTGTGTACAAGAGGATTACTATCCGAGGATTTTTAGCAACTGATTATATGAATGCTCATGCAGATTTCATGTCTACAACCTGTGATTATCTTCGTACGGCTAAAATCAAGGTCCTTGAAGACATCACACCCGGTGTAGAGAGCATCCCCTCTGCTTTTATTGGACTCTTTCATGGTGACAACGTTGGAAAGAAAATTGTCAAGATTGCAAATGAGTGA